The window TGATATCTGTACATAAACTATAATATCATACAATTTACTAAGAACACgcttaaataaaaacattatattgATTAGCCAAAGTATGAACATTAACAAATGTTAAAtatttgcatatatataattattagattctattttacatatatataataatgctGTAATACAAATTTTTTGAGAAAGTTTAACCTCCTCAAACTTCTTAATATAAAGAATGGAAGTCCCTTCTTAATTACTCATACCTTAAACTTTCACAAGTCTAGTTGTATTATTTTCTCTTCACTTCtctattgttttgtttatattgcCATTGATTCGTTATTGTTTTATTTACCGGCcatatttttatcaatatagTTGTTTTTCTATTATCTGTATAATACTTTTggtatactaatatatttgtttttttttttttttgaactgatttATGCATACTAATATATTTGTTATCTCCATTTTCATGTAGATGGGATATTAACCACATGGAAGGTCAAACAAGTCAGAAGGCAATGGAGCAAGTTTGAGTATTATTACTAATGTTGTATGAAAAAATTGATGGGAAGagattatatttgatatatttgaaGCTGGATAATTATCTAAGTGAAGATAAACTAGTAAATCATGTTGGAAGTACTGATGTCTTCATTTTAGCAATTGTTAAGGTCTGGATCCATGATATGATTATATGAGTAAATGAGTGATATATTAGGTCGATTTgtggacttttttttttgttttatattcacaggttcaaaatatttatggatatttttttacCTGCTAGCCCGTTATCGTTATTGTTTGCTTTTTCCTTTTTCCAGAGTATCAGAGACCAATTATGCCTCGTCCAATATGTTCAATAACTGGTTTATCTGATGGATGCATCGTGCCGTGCCGAAATATGTATATCTCTAACAAATATATTATTAGGGCTTCTATGTCATCCACCCATATTTATAAGGTAACACCTAaatattgtctttttttttttcccaactAATTTTGTTATAGATAAAATAGATCCACACAAGACCAACGGACGAAGATATGTCCGTGATTAACTATGCCGGCAAACAACATGACGTTTCCAGAACCTTAAACCCACACAGGGGCAGCAGAAGCCCAAACATGATACAGGGCACAACGATTACAACCAGACTTTAGACTAAGCAACTAGATTCCAAACTACTAGTATCAATCTCAAGAGTACAGAGAAACCTAAAAAGAAGAGAACCTATAAAAGTTGCTTGACGTGAATGCCCTCGGCCAAACCACCGACAAACCACTTCCTCCTAGAACAACGAGGCTCCACCTCAGAAACCAGTAACACGAGCTTCACAAACCGGCCAGTAAGAATCACTCATAGATTCTGTCACACTCCCGGATACGGCTGAGTCGAAGACGACTAAAGTACGCCTTTTTGTTTTGACTATTGAACACCAATATATGAAACCACCACGGACACAGATCTCCACGAAATCTGCTCAAACAACTAGGAGCGAAGCCCACCCAAGCCGGAGAACAACGAACACAGGCCACGAACGGCAGAGAAACGGCTTAGACGAAACCCACAGCGAACTCTTCGAAATAGACACACCCTGAACCAGAGAGTACCCCACCAGTAGACTAGGAGATATGaacaatcaataaaactaaCCAGATCTAAAAATAAATTCGAAGACAAAAGCTTTGGAAACTAAACTAAACCACACCTAAATATTGTCTACAACCACtactttattttctaatttaataaaaacattcaTTTTCACAGGAAAAACTAGCATTTTTGTTTGCCAATAACTTTAGAACAAAAAAGAtctaataactttttttttgagaaaaaggatccaataacttcttctttttttggtcaaaaaagaTTCAATAACTTAACAGtgcaaatttgttttcattttggCCCGCGTTGGAGAGGAGTCCGAGCTAGAGTCATTTTATGCATGCTTGTTAAGTTTGAGGGTCACTCTCAATCAGTTTATCATGTACACTTTCGGTTAGACGCATGTTCATGAGTTCCAATGAAAAAAGCTTCTTTGGATTTGTAAACTAAAAAGTAGTGAAATCTCCAAAAGAATTATAGAAACAAAAAGATCTCTTTAACATGAAAAAAACACATTCTGattcacagaaaaaaaaaaaagaaataagctAATAACATCAATCAAACAATGTGTATGATGGGGTACTGTCGAGTCAGTCCATtgacctctcttttttttcttggttataGAGGATGATAAGAGAGGACCTTCTTCGCCTACAATACACACTATATTCTGGTGGTGGGACTAAGTTGAACTTAAAACACATTTCTTGAGTTACCAACCAACTGTGACCTTTTTTCAGTTGTGGAGGCAGCTGCTGAGATGATTCTGTGTCCAGTGATCAGAGGAAATAATCTGGTGTTCTTCTAGTAACGTCTGGTTCTCCTCTCCTCGGTGCTGGCTCAAACTgcacacattttttttttactttagttAGTTTTCTCCTTCTACACTAATTTCGTTAGCAGAAAAGACATATGGGTTTTGAGGCAAGACCTGGATGAAGCTGTGGTTCCTGCAGTCATCAACCTCAAGAATCGAAGCCATGTTCCCACAACGGTAACAGTAGTTTGGTGCACTGAAGATAGTTACCACCTTTTGTTCCTGTACACgggaaaaaatattatagtgaGCAAAGATCTTAAACCTCGCAAACCATGGACGGAAGGAATACCGAAGGGTTGAGTTAAATTATTACATGAGCCCAGTTGTATCCATCCATAACCAGCTGATGAGCTCGGGCAATCAGCTTTAAGCCGTTTGAGTGGTTGAACTGTTCGGATATGTCCTAtagaaataaaatgaaaagagaTGAAAGTTAATTAGTAACTAAGTTTAAAAGGAGAGACAGAAAGAGATTCAGGAAGACCGTTCAGAGATTTGTAATTACCTGACCAAATGTATATCCGGCACCACGAGGAGAGATGCCCCAACCACAACGGTCATCAGGGTCAGACCATAATAAGTCACACATCGGCCCTTCATGGGGAACTTCTTGAACTCGATCAAAGTTCCTTATGTTGTCAAGTGTCTCGATAGATGGAGACAATCCACCATGAAGGCAAAATATTTCTGACTCAACCTGTAATAGAATAACATGACGATTTGATATCTAAAGAATGCATTGAAAACACCATTTTAGTCAGATAAGTCATACGTGTAATCTTCCATATATAAGATCTTCCGTACTTTGGATTTTCAAAATACTAACGTCTTGCAATAGATGTGACACtagcaaaataaatataacgGCAAAATAGAAAATCAATCTTCAGTTCAAAAGAACATTGCTAGTACAAGACAAAGGATCAGTCTATATTAAAAGAATCTAGGACTTGATACTAATGTGAACACCAAGGTCATCAAAGAGGAAGAAAGGTGTGAAACATGATAGGCACTAACCAAGGCTGTCAGTGGGAAATAATCGAAGAGGTCTGTAAAGATTTTCCAAACATTTGCGTTGCCATACCTGCAAGGAAAGCAACATTTGCTAAATAAATGGCAAAATCTACAACCCAAATTAATCAAATGCGTATCTAGATTTAGAGGTTAATAAGCTTCAACTAGGATGTGCAAGATAATAAGTATAAGAGTGTTATAAGCAAGTAATCACAAGCTTAAAGGATTAATAGAAACAGGTAGGTGAGGGAggaaataaaaatgtaagacAGTTTTGACATACTACCACACCAATAGACATGTAGCAACCGCAAAAATAAGGACGAGAGCAATGCGAATGATGATACAAATTACTTGCATGCAACTAACAGCAGCTAGAGAAGACAGAGGACTCACTTT of the Brassica rapa cultivar Chiifu-401-42 chromosome A03, CAAS_Brap_v3.01, whole genome shotgun sequence genome contains:
- the LOC103858019 gene encoding serine/threonine-protein phosphatase PP2A-3 catalytic subunit — its product is MGANSIPTDATIDLDEQIGQLMQCKPLSEQQVRSLCEKAKEILMDESNVQPVKSPVTICGDIHGQFHDLAELFRIGGMCPDTNYLFMGDYVDRGYYSVETVTLLVALKLRYPQRITILRGNHESRQITQVYGFYDECLRKYGNANVWKIFTDLFDYFPLTALVESEIFCLHGGLSPSIETLDNIRNFDRVQEVPHEGPMCDLLWSDPDDRCGWGISPRGAGYTFGQDISEQFNHSNGLKLIARAHQLVMDGYNWAHEQKVVTIFSAPNYCYRCGNMASILEVDDCRNHSFIQFEPAPRRGEPDVTRRTPDYFL